CTCGACTAGATTCGAAAACAATGGGTTTACTATTTTAAGTTTTTTCTGGTAGACATACGAGTTTAATCAAATCTAATCAACTAAAACCAGGTTGTTATAAGTTCCTTAAATGTAAAGACCAACCATTTGAAATGCGTCAAGATACTCTtgaactaggggtgcaaacgagccgagcttaaacgagcccgagcctaaaaactaGCATGTTTAGTAAACGAGGCCGAGCCTAAAATAAGCTCGTTTATTAAATGAGCCTagtgtttttataatttttttattaataaattatatatatatttaaataataataattaacatcgataaactaataaaaaataaattatatataaaatattaattttaattaatattaattaaataataaatgttAAACGAGCCGAGCCTAAGCCAAGCTCTATCTTGAAAAATTGCATACAAGTCGCACTCGAGCTTTacaaaacaaagctcgaatcaagccgagcttgagctttCAAAAGTTAAAAGAGCTCGAGCCTAATCGAGCTCAGACtcgactcgtttgcacccctacaaCTAACTATGTCCAAATAGTAAACACATTATTTGAGACTAATAGATGTTTGTAAACCTTTGTTGTGGTTATGGAGTTGGAAGTTAAAGATAACTATTATTATCACACTTATAAAGAGGAAAACTTTAAAAGGGTAAAAATGAACCTAAGGCAAACTAGGAGGGGCAGATGACGTAATTGGTTACGATGTGCAGTGTGAGTGTGTGACCCACCACGTGTGGATTCTAGATCCTTCATTTTTGTCCAAAACTCCAAAAGGAACCGAAAAAAACACATCAACCGCTGGGATACGGTTTCGTACACTATCCTTTCTGTCACAAAAACTTTTCATCGTATCCACGTCAATATTCAAATTTATACCTtgttatatgaaaaaaaaaaaaaaaatctataataCAACTTGTACACAAATGAGAAATAAGATTTAGGTGTTTTCCATTGAGGTATTTAACAAGATTTATATGTAATCAGTTTCACAAAACTTTATTATCATTATTAGTTAGGTAAATAGACAAAATCAAATTGATTTCTCTATTTgaaaagaaatatatacaaattcAAAATCCAAGTGCTGTACACAGTTTAGATGTTTGAGAATGATCAAGTGTTTTTGTAGTTGTAGCAAAATCTAATGGCTAATAAAAAGAAGTTATACACATGCAAAATCCAAGTGCTGTACATAGTTTAGATGTTTGAGAAAGATTAAACTGTTTTTTGATTTTCTAAACCAAACCTAATGGCCTTATAAAAGTAGTAAATGTAGGTTTTATTACCACCGAGTATGTCAAATCATGTTCAATATTTAGGTTTAGACTAGGGTGAGGTCTAATCTAACACGCCTAACGCATAATTTAAAGGGTGTGCGCTATTGAAAAAGAGGTCCCCGCTTACATTATGTCCGGGAATCTCATACTCTAGAAACTCCATTACTATTACTTTCTATTTTTCACTTCGCTTTCTCTCGTTACATTAATCATCTGGGTTCTTtataatacatatatgtatatgcaTTATTATATACGACATATTCATCTACCTCAAATATTGACTTGACCATTTAATGCTACACTCCAAGCTACAACCTCATAACTCTTCTaacacgtttttttttttttttcatgttgcAGCTCATGACGAATCGGTTGTGGTTGATATGACTTCAAGACGGACCACGACAACGAATGTAtcaaccaatgttttaaaatccggtttttatATCGTATCAGATTTGCATCAGAAATAGTTTAACCGGGTGTATCGGGCGGTTCAACCGGGTGTATCGGGTAGTTTAACCGGTTCTACCGGATGGTTCAACCGGTACAACCGACCGATTTAAAccagtttttaaaacattggtatCAACAACTAATATGTGTGGAATTCGTTAAATATAGTAATGTGTTTCTTAAATTTTTATTTGATGTCTAGTTTACACTATGTTCCCGAGTCATTTAACAGGGGGGGGGGttgaggggaggggaggggaaggaaaattttctctcctaatctctccaatttgggaggatgaatatatggtcatatttggtcatattttctccccttttccctcccctccccctattaaatgaaactcgggaacatgatttttcatattttcatctcttttccctcccctccccctgttaaatgagtcTCGGGAACAGAACGTAATGTTCATATAGTAGTTATTCAAAATAACAATGAATTAAATGTTTTTAAATGAAAATAGaagttttaaattttaatataGTACAACAAAATCCCAACCCAATAAACGGTGagttataatttttattttaatcaataaatttttgggaaaaattgTTTCACAATGAATCACATTTATaacattttctaaaaaaaaaaactcatgaaAAACATACATAGGCATTATAGCCACTGACATCTTGAGGGTGAAATGATGTTAAGGGACCATTAGGTCCTGGGTTCAATTCCCAAAGTGGGTTTTTTTCCCAAATTTATTGGTTTCGAATACTCTCAAATTGGTACATAGGCGTTATTGTTTAGTGAAAATGAATATGATCGAATGGTTCAATTAGCGACACGACGATAATGCTCTAATGATATGTGAGTAATCCAATTTGCCATGAAAAAGAACGTCATAGATTGGAAAAAGCCAAATCCAAAACTCTAATATTCTTCAATATACAATATCCAAGGCAAGATGTACATACAATGATTCCACATCACACAGCAAAACTTCTTTCACCTTCCCAAATACGAATATTCGCATCTAGTAACCCAAAATCCAGGGCCCAAAGTTTCCGTTATAAACCCCCCTACACCCTCATCCCTCTGTAACCACCATCCAACAAACAAACCAACCAACCAACAACCCATCATCCAAACACATGAAGGAACTTATAAACAACGACTACCAACTCACCGACGAGATCGGCCGAGGCCGCTTCGGAATCGTCTACCGCTGCTACTCCACCATCACCGGCGACTCATTCGCCTGCAAATCCATCGACAAACGCCTCCTGTCCGACCCCACTGACCGCGAGTGCCTCCAGAAAGAACCAAAAATCCTCCACATCCTCGGCGGAAACCCCAACATCGTCCAGATTCATCGTCTTTACGAAGATGAGAATCATCTTCACATGATCATTGATCTCTGCGAATCTCCAGACCTCTTCGACCGCATCGCCGCACGTGGAGGTGTTTTTTCTGAACCCGAAGCAGCGTTGATCTTCTCGCCGTTAATTTCTTCCATTGGATATTGCCATCGGTTGGGGATTGCGCACAGGGATATAAAACCGGATAATATATTGTTTGATTGTAGGGGGAATTTGAAGCTGGCGGATTTTGGATCTGCTGAGTGGTTTGGGATGAATGAGAGGGGGGTAATGACTGGAGTTGTTGGGACTCCGTACTATGTTGCGCCAGAGGTTTTGTCTGGCAGGGAGTATAATGAGAAAGTTGATGTATGGAGTGCGGGTGTTATCTTGTATGTAATGTTGGCTGGAGTTCCGCCTTTTTATGGCGAAACTCCAGCTGATACTTTTGAGGCGGTTTTACGAGGGAATTTACGATTTCCTCCGAAGATTTTTAGGTCTGTTTCTCCTGAAGCTAAGGATTTGTTGAAGAAAATGTTGTGCAAAGATGTGTATAGACGATTTTCTGCGGAACAAGTACTGAGTAAGTAGTAATTTTCTAAAcctgtttttatttgatttttttaggattttattCTGAAATTGTTTTGGTGAATTTTATAGGGCATCCGTGGGTTGTAAGTGGAGGCGAAACTCGATCTATGGCGGATCTAACCTAGACGAAAGCGGGTTCGAACTTGTGGAGGTGGAATCAACACTGGTTTTTTCATCTGTTGATTTTAGTCCTTGATGATGAATCAACAGAAAGAAAGAGAGCGGAAGTTCAATGAATCTTTTGAAGTTGAGGATGTTTGCATTTTTTTTTCTACttgttttcctttttttttttaatctagaTGATGATTCTTGTTATTCTCCCACTAGTATATTTGGGGAATGAATGAATCAAGTAGAAAATCTTGTAAATATCGTGAATATTTAGTGAGCTAAAATGAGTGAAGTGCTGGTGTAAATGATAATGTCCTCATCCCTGTTTTCCTTTGAATTTGAATAAGAGTGTTATAACTTATAAATATCCTTTGTGAAGGTTATCTGAATATGTTTGCATATGAAATTCAAAGGAAAAAAAACTTGATTATCATTTTGGGAGgggccttttttttttttttttttttttttttttttttttttgtggttgagAAAACTTTGCTATAATGTTCTAGATTATCAAGTAATTTTAAGGATCATGCTATTTACACACGGAGAAAATTATTTTCACACCCCAAAGCGCCGCACTATGGCCAAAGCTGGGCGCTTTGGTGTAAAGTCAACCGACAAGGACTGACCGCGTCAGACCTTGTCTGTTGCTTTAcatcaaagcgccccgctatAGCCAAAGAGGGGCGctttgaggtttttttttttttttttttttacatttttaaatTTTCGGGCAAAACTCCCCTCTTAGGTCAAAGCGCAGCGCTATGggtcttttttaaattttttaaaattatttttaattcACAAACGCATCGATAATAGTCTAAATTTTACGCTTTTTCCATTAtacattattttttaatatatatggactatactgcaagttccggatcaaatcggttacgtgtgatgtcgTATTCCATTATATCGTATCATTTCGTTTTGAAAGCACAAGTACTCCTATGAGTAGTGTTATGTGTATTAGCCGCCTACCGTACATGTACATGacgtattttttcattaattgtagtattatgatgtatattgtcatttGGGTCAtacaagtgcgtattgaatctgATTGGGTCGTGTCAGTGACATTCGGCttttaacgtgatgtaacgcatatattgaacaaacacaaacgtacTCTTGGATTGTAAAAGAATTAACctgattattattaaacacatttaataTACATCTTGAATGTGTAATATATGCCTGTATAATATATGCCTGGCTGCTGCGCGCTCTGTCCCACCCCCTTGAAATTGATCCGTCTAACTAGCGCATCATAATGTCCTATGTTTTCCGGTGAAAGAGACTATACAAAAATCTAAAATAAGACATCTCCTTTCACGAATTCCAACTATAATAAGCTCATCCAATTATTTTTAACCTTGGCTttttaaaacttattttaacTTTTCCTGAAATATTATCTTTTCCCACATTATAAGCTTATccaattattttttaaaacaacttaatgacTTTTCCAACCTAATAAGCTCATCCAAACACATTTTTAGAATTGCTTTTGGATAAGTTTTCCGTCTAACTAGCGCATCATAATGTCCTATGTTTTCCGGTGAAAGAGACTATACAAAAATCTAAAATAAGACATCTCCTTTCACGAATTCCAACTATAATAAGCTCATCCAATTATTTTTAACCTTGGCTttttaaaacttattttaacTTTTCCTGAAATATTATCTTTTCCCACATTATAAGCTTATccaattattttttaaaacaacttaatgacTTTTCCAACCTAATAAGCTCATCCAAACACATTTTTAGAATTGCTTTTGGATAAGTTATAACTAAATAAGTTGTTTTGCCAAAAAGTATTTTTTAAGTTAAATAAGTAATTACAAACACCCtctataaaaaaaaaagtaaaaagtgAGACTATAATACACAAACAAACAATTTTGTTTGGGCGGGAATTAATTGAACAGTGGAAAGGTACTCTAGTCTTTCCCTGCAACACTGCAAGGCTGTACCGTGTTGTCCTATTTACACTCATTACATGAATTGTTAAtaagaaaagtaaaaaaaggACAGTAAATGATGTTGATCTAACATACACATTTACATTAACTTGTATCTTATGCGTTGAGAGTTGTACAATGCTTTGGCTTTAGATATTTTAGTTTTGTACAAACAAGCCCTCCACACATAAACCAAACTTCATCTATTAAATTAAAATACGcccaaaatgtaaaaaaaaaaaaaaaaaaaaaaaaaccaaagcgcCCAGCttaggccaaagcggggcgctttggtgtAAAGTTAACAGACAAGGACTGAACCTGTCAGACCTTGTCTGTTGACTTTACACCAAAGCGCCCAGCTTTGGCCATAGCCGGGCGCTTTGGAGTGTTTAAATAGACTAAGGGCGTGTGCGAACAGACCCCACCAATTTTAAAGATTCATCATTTGAGATGACATAATCTATCATGTTTGGTTTGGATTGGATATCTATTTTATCCCTTCATTCGAAATAGTCGAATAGCTAAAATAtactttaataaataaacataactatttttaaattaaaataattcgtataaaatatattataagaaGTAATAATGGTATGTTTAAAGAAACCCTACTTGTTGGAgaatattgtatttttttttcgaTTAATAACAACTTTATAttgtttaattttatttttaattattgttGATGATTCCTCTTGCCTGCCCTCTGGTTTTTAAGAATATTCAGTATTTATTATTTTAAGTCATTTTAATTTTGTATGATGCATATTCATAtgctaatttttttttataataacagACATTTTTATTATACGAGTAGCATTTTATACTGTTTTGAAAAGGTCTAGAAATCATTTTACAAATATTACATAAATAATAGAAAATGATAAGGGCGGTTTCAAGATCACACATGTCAcatatcatatatatatttttttcattgaTAAACCATTCTAGATATTAAAAAAAAGTGTTTTCTCTTTTATAAAATTGACTCTACATGAAAATGTTCCTTTCAACACTTTAAATTCAAGTTGAATCTAGAAAGAGACAGATATAATAAGGTAAATGTCAAACGAATGAAATGATGCATGTGCAACGGCAAATTGTAAAAATATATGAAtaataaaaactaaataaaaaaataagtaaaataaaCCCCCGCCGGTTACGGATAAATAATATTGGAGTTTAATGTCAAACCGAAAATTAAAACACGGAACTTCTGTTGATGGGGGGATATTTTGAGCATATTACCATCACATTCTATACTATACTCCTTTTATTATATTTTCTTTAGGGTATCCGGGGCGGTTGCGAGGAGCTGAGCGGGTAAGGGGTTGTAAGGGAGTTGCCGCACGGGGAATGTGCCGCCAACACTTCAAGTGCTGCGCGGAGGGGGGTGAGTGGTGACTACTCACTGCATGCGGAAGAGGAAGGAGAGAGGGTTAGGAGTTGACATGAACGAATTTGATTGATTCCGGAGAGGAAAGTTGAGGGGAGCGCCCCTCTCATCATACAGTTTGAGGAACTGCTTTTGGATTGTTAGTGGAGTATCTTTAATTGTACCTTGGTTTTGCCTTTAGGAATCATGAAAGCTTAATCCACAAGTTATCATGATCCTTTTCCTATGAAAAAATCTTACATAACAAAGTtgttgtttcaaaaaaaaaaaaaaaaatgaaaatattacgagcatatatacataaataattATCCTCATATAAGAGTTTATTATAAATTTTGTTTTCTACACAATAATCATAACCATAATATTGAAGAAAAAGTTAGGTTGTGATAAATTCACTATAAAGATGTTGCAAATTTTACCACACAAGTTTTATCAAGTTGGGTGGTCCTCACCATCGGAGGGTACGTCTTTTTCTCTTATGGTACGGTGAAGTGGGGCTTTGAAAAGAATGAATAGACAAGCACCATCATCCTTCTCACTAAAGCAAAAGTGCAAACCAATGTGGAATCAAGTATCGTTATTATGTAAAGGGTCAcctaactgttttttttttatgattgTATACATCTTTTTGTAATGAACTAATTAGAGTATTTTCTTTATTAAAAATTTAGCGCCCTTAAAAAAATCAGCAACAAAAAATACTcaaatgtctggtttataaccTTATTTATGTTTGATTATGGGAAAATTAAATACCATTCTTAGTCTCGTCTCCCAGTAAAAATAAGTATGAGAATGTTTCTAGATAGAGAATTCTAAGTAACAATTATGTGAAAAttatctagttttttttttcctcACAGAATTCATCATTAAATTTGTATCATGAAGTGATAAGGAAAGCATTGCCGCATGTGTTGTGTCACACGACCACTTCGAATTAACCTATGCTCCTCAAGATGATGAGCAAATTTGACACCTTTTCTCATACGAACATGTTATCATCATTGTCATTGTCATTGTTAAGGATTAAGAAACATGAATCTGTGATTTTggttttcttttgctttcaaacAAATTTTGTTTAGCCTTTTGAAATGATGTGAGATTTATACATAAATAAGAGATGTGAGAAGATATGCAGAATGTATAGTAGTTTAGATGAATGTTAAGAAACTTATTACAAACATGTTTTATTCCTAAAGTGATTTGAATTAACATCATTTCAACTTTATAGTTttaaaatataacaatttaaTTAGTAAAGTATATACACTGAGTGAAAAGAAAATTTTTAAATATGTTATTCAACTTGTACTTTTATATTACCTTTTGTTTCTAAACGATGATCACACATGACATTTTCAGAAAATAATATAGTTTTTGTTTTTGTCATATATTCCTTTAAATAAATATAAGTCAACACATAATTAAGTTCTTtatgctatatatataaataaataaatgttttaTCTGTAGTTAATTAGTACATCAAAGTAAATATACAAATAAAAATGACACAAAACAATGAAAACCTTAAACATATGATTATTACTTTCTGTAAGTAGGagagtttcttttttatttttattttttgttataaaaag
Above is a window of Helianthus annuus cultivar XRQ/B chromosome 14, HanXRQr2.0-SUNRISE, whole genome shotgun sequence DNA encoding:
- the LOC110904519 gene encoding phosphoenolpyruvate carboxylase kinase 2; the protein is MKELINNDYQLTDEIGRGRFGIVYRCYSTITGDSFACKSIDKRLLSDPTDRECLQKEPKILHILGGNPNIVQIHRLYEDENHLHMIIDLCESPDLFDRIAARGGVFSEPEAALIFSPLISSIGYCHRLGIAHRDIKPDNILFDCRGNLKLADFGSAEWFGMNERGVMTGVVGTPYYVAPEVLSGREYNEKVDVWSAGVILYVMLAGVPPFYGETPADTFEAVLRGNLRFPPKIFRSVSPEAKDLLKKMLCKDVYRRFSAEQVLRHPWVVSGGETRSMADLT